Below is a genomic region from Salvelinus fontinalis isolate EN_2023a unplaced genomic scaffold, ASM2944872v1 scaffold_1401, whole genome shotgun sequence.
agccattactatccattatatagtagaagagctcaaccattactattcattatatagtagaagagctcaaccattactatgcattatatagtagaagagctcaaccattactatgcattatatagtagaagagctcaaccattactatccattatacagtagaagagctcaaccattactatgcattatatagtagaagagctcaaccattactatgcattatatagtagaagagctcaaccattactatgcattatatagtagaagagctcaaccattactattcattatatagtagaagagctcaaccattactatgcattatatagtagaagagctcaaccattacatatagtagaagagctcaaccattactatgcattatacagtagaagagctcaaccattactatccattatacagtagaagagctcaaccattactatgcattatatagtagaagagctcaaccattactatgcattatatagtagaagagctcaaccattacatatagtagaagagctcaaccattactatgcattatacagtagaagagctcaaccattacatatagtagaagagctcaaccattactattcattatatagtagaagagctcaaccattactatgcattatatagtagaagagctcaaccattactatgcattatatagtagaagagctcaaccattacatatagtagaagagctcaaccattactattcattatatagtagaagagctcaaccattactatgcattatatagtagaagagctcaaccattacatatagtagaagagctcaaccattactatgcattatacagtagaagagctcaaccattactatccattatatagtagaagagatcagccattactatccattatacagtagaagagctcaaccattactatccattatatagtagaagagatcaaccattactatccattatacagtagaagagctcaaccattactattcattatatagaagagctcaaccattactatccattatacagtagaagagctcaaccattactattcattatatagaagagctcaaccattactatccattatacagtagaagagctcaaccattactattcattatatagaagagctcaaccattactatccattatacagtagaagagctcaaccattactatccattatacagtagaagagctcaaccattactatccattatacagtagaagagctcagccattactatccattatacagtagaagagctcaaccattactatccattatacagtagaagagctcaaccattactatccattatatagtagaagagctcaaccattactatgcaTTCAGTAAAAACCCCAAAGAGGTTATTTATATAGTAGAAGGCTCCCTGGAGTCCCCTGCAGTGTTTCAATAACTAACAGTTCATACAGTCCCTCCAACATAAGCAAGCATGCTGGCCACAGCCGCCTCAGTGCTTACATTATCTGATGACTCAGTCATTCACTACTAGTGTCAGACAgacttctcaatgacattcactGCCAGTGTCAGACAGACTCCTCAATGACATTCATTGCTAGTGTCAGACAgacttctcaatgacattcactTCTAGTGTCAGACAgacttctcaatgacattcactTCTAGTGTCAGACAgacttctcaatgacattcactACTAGTGTCAGACAGACTTCTGAATGACATTCACTTCTAGTGTCAGACAgacttctcaatgacattcacGTCTAGTGTCAGACAgacttctcaatgacattcactTCTAGTGTCAGACAGACTTCTGAATGACATTCACTTCTAGTGTCAGACAgacttctcaatgacattcacGTCTAGTGTCAGACAGACTCCTGAATGACATTCACTTTTAGTTGTAACATTGAAGCGTAGTGGAATCTCCATTAATATCAGCCAGGAGTTCCTcaatgataaaaaaaaatatggcaTTTCATctgcataaaaaaatatatattttgaatgttTGAATTTTCAGTTCAGCACTAAAATGTGCCATTTTCCTGAGAGGCATCCAATTCAGCCTTTGGACAGCTCCTTCTCCGGGTCTTTGGGGTCTTACCTACTGGCCCGTCATGGGAGACAGTGTGCATGCTGAAGGACAGCTCCTTCTCTGGGTCTTTGGGGTCTTACCTACTGGCCCGTCATGGGAGACAGTGTGCATGCTGAAGGACAGCTCCTTCTCCGGGTCTTTGTGGACTTACCTACTGGCCCGTCATGGGAGACAGTGTGCATGCTGAAGGACAGCTCCTTCTCCGGGTCTTTGGGGTCTTACCTACTGGCCCGTCATGGGAGACAGTGTGCATGCTGAAGGACAGCTCCTTCTCTGGGTCTTTGGGGTCTTACCTACTGGCCCGTCATGGGAGACAGTGTGCATGCTGAAGGACAGCTGCTTCTCTGGGTCTTTGGGGACTTACCTACTGGCCCGTCATGGGAGACAGTGTGCATGCTGAAGGACAGCTCCTTCTCCGGGTCTTTGGGGTCTTACCTACTGGCCCGTCATGGGAGACAGTGTGCATGCTGAAGGACAGCTCCTTCTCTGGGTCTTTGGGGTCTTACCTACTGGCCCGTCATGGGAGACAGTGTGCATGCTGAAGGACAGCTCCTTCTCTGGGTCTTTGGGGTCTTACCTACTGGCCCGTCATGGGAGACAGTGTGCATGCTGAAGGACAGCTCCTTCTCCGGGTCTTTGGGGTCTTACCTACTGGCCCGTCATGGGAGACAGTGTGCATGCTGAAGGACAGCTCCTTCTCCGGGTCTTTGTGGTCTTACCTACTGGCCCGTCATGGGAGACAGTGTGCATGCTGAAGGACAGCTCCTTCTCCGGGTCTTTGGGGTCTTACCTACTGGCCCGTCATGGGAGACAGTGTGCATGCTGAAGGACAGCTCCTTCTCCGGGTCTTTGGGGTCTTACCTACTGGCCCGCCATGGGAGACAGTGTGCATGCTGAAGGACAGCTCCTTCTCCGGGTCTTTGGGGACTTACCTACTGGCCCGTCATGGGAGACAGTGTGCATGCTGAAGGACAGCTCCTTCTCCGGGTCTTTGGGGTCTTACCTACTGGCCCGTCATGGGAGACAGTGTGCATGCTGAAGGACAGCTCCTTCTCCGGGTCTTTGGGGTCTTACCTACTGGCCCGTCATGGGAGACAGTGTGCATGCTGAAGGACAGCTCCTTCTCCGGGTCTTTGGGGTCTTACCTACTGGCCCGTCATGGGAGACAGTGTGCATGCTGAAGGACAGCTGCTTCTCTGGGTCTTTGGGGACTTACCTACTGGCCCGTCATGGGAGACAGTGTGCATACTGAAGACCAGCTCCTTCTCCGGGTCTTTGGGGTCTTACCTACTGGCCCGTCATGGGAGACAGTGTGCATGCTGAAGGACAGCTCCTTCTCTGGGTCTTTGGGGACTTACCTACTGGCCCGTCATGGGAGACAGTGTGCATGCTGAAGGACAGCTGCTTCTCTGGGTCTTTGGGGACTTACCTACTGGCCCGTCATGGGAGACAGTGTGCATGCTGAAGGACAGCTCCTTCTCTGGGTCTTTGGGGACTTACCTACTGGCCCGTCATGGGAGACAGTGTGCATGCTGAAGGACAGCTGCTTCTCTGGGTCTTTGGGGACTTACCTACTGGCCCGTCATGGGAGACAGTGTGCATACTGAAGGACAGCTCCTTCTCCGGGGCTTTGGGGTCTTACCTACTGGCCCGTCATGGGAGACAGTGTGCATGCTGAAGGACAGCTCCTTCTCCGGGTCTTTGGGGACTTACCTACTGGCCCATCATGGGAGACAGTGTGCATGCTGAAGGACAGCTCCTTCTCCGGGTCTTTGTGGAGCTCCTTGCGCTTGGAGAAGGCCTTGGCTATCATCTTGCTCTTCTTTATCCTCTTGGGCTCATCGTCGCTACGGCCGATAACCCTATGACAGGAACAACAAGTAGATAAATGACAATGTGACAGACAATGTTGACGTATCCCTTGACGTGGCAATCACGGTAAATTGTGCAGACATTAAAGCTGAAATCCGTACTTGGTGAAACTACCACGTCCGTTTGAGATACTACAACAACCAAGAAGTTGCATCAAACAACGAAGATTGTATTTTTTCGCTCAGACATCATTGCATGTGCGATAGAACAGCATAGTATGTACTGAAGAAAACAAAATGTCTGTGATGCTGGTACTCCTCTCCTCCGtttcatcaacaaaacaaaaataataaCAAATGCGCCGGGGGCGAACAGTGGCGCTGTTTCACCTTATGCGGATTTAAGCTTTAATACTCAGATAATGCTGTGTGAATGCCTCAGAGATAATAAAATGTGTAACTCCATACTTGGAATATTGTTGTTAAAGTTCATGTACTATTTTCTTACCTTTTCTCTACAAGACAACAAATTTTTGCTACAAAGGGACTGTGTGTGTTCTAAAGGAAATGGCTGCTTACTTGCACCAGGTGCGTTTCCAGATGAGGATAGTGGCCTTGGTCCACACCCAGGTGCTCATGGCGATGCCCGTGCCGAACATGGAGAACAGATTAATCTTTTCCACCAGTAGACTGGGACGGTTCTTGATAGTACATTCTGGGATCGGCTTGTTGGTCTGATGAGCGATCGTCACATTGGCCTCGCACCTGTTCATAACCAGCGCAGCGTTCATCAATCAACCCTCAAGAGCTCTTTTTACACAGGCAGTTGCATTTTCTGTGGTAAAATACTCGACATACCCACACCCACTGTAAATCTATATAAATGGGGAATATCCACATACTGAACCGTTGACATTAACCAGTTGTTTACTTGTTGAGACAGGAAAGAGAAATTTACATTTCTGAGGTGAAATTCATACCAGTCCACTCAAAGTCAACAGAGTGGAGAAATAAGGCTGCATTCACAGCACAACAAACCGGTAGGGCTGTGGTTACCACCAGTCTCAACAGCATCATCTGCTGGGAATCTCCCACTACCCCATACAACTGAGGGCATGTTCTAATACTCTTAAATCTCCCACTACACCATACAACTGAGGGCCATGTTCTAATACTCTTAAATCTCCCACTACCCCATACAACTGAGGGCCATGTTCTAATACTCTTAAATCTCCCACTACCCCATACAACTGAGGGCCATGTTCTAATACTCTTAAATCTCCCACTACCCCATACAACTGAGGGCATGTTCTAATACTCTTAAATCTCCCACTACACCATACAACTGAGGGCCATGTTCCAATACTCTTAAATCTCCTACTACATCATACAACTGAGGCCATGTTCCAATACTCTTAAATCTCCTACTACATCATACAACTGGAGCCATGTTCCAATACTCTTAAATGCATatttccttcctcccttccttgaAGTAATCCCTCGTCTGTCATATTGGATTGATGTAAGGAAACTTTCCAAGGCAAAGCTTTTATCAATTATGTCATGTCATATATTGGTGATTACTCCCATGTTctgagaaaatatatatatatattttttagggtATTCCAAAAGGGCCCAGAAGTCCTTAGGtcctcaacacctgttgaatatagtTCCGGTTTACTGTAGGCTACATGAGGAGAAAAGGAACTCACAACACATATTCTCTGAAGCTCTTCTCCCACTCAGCCTGGTTGAAGAAGTCATAGAAGTGGCAGCCAAACGTGATTAAGACAAAGCCAAACGCCAGGAACCCAAATATACCTGATGAAGAGGAATTACACAAATGATTAGGGATATTTGAAATGCCAGAAACCTCAGGAGTCAGGACACAATATACTTTATATGAAGATAAAACCAAAGTGTTATATAACATATATTGTGCAACAGAATCGACAGTCAATCTATGATGAGGCAATTTAAGTGGCTTTATCAAAGGTTTATTCTAGCATGCTATTGTAGCAtttcggtgggggggggggggggggggcagtgctaGGTCTAACTAGGATCGCCTGATCCAAAGGCAGTGGATCTAACCACTGCTCCAAGAGAGCTAGCTCCCTTGTGAAAGTGGTTATCTGTCTTTTCAACACTAGCTAGGTTTGTTCCACCGTTCTGCCAGTGGTTTGGCTCTGGATATCTGGTGATTTACAGCTAAGGTGTCATACCAAGTCTTAGCATTGTTTCGTTGATTTTGCTCGCTGCCTTCTCACTCAGAAGACCTGGATGGTTACTCTTGATGGAGAACAACGTCATGACTCCTGCAGACACAAACAGAGGAAATCACTTTGGGAACGTCTGTTTATTTGGTAGCGTTTAAATTCTGAAATATGAAAATGTCTCGTTTTTGGGTTTGAGAGAACTCACCTCGTATGAGGAAATAGCCACCAATGACAAGCACAACTCCAATGGGAGCCAACACAAAGCCAGCACGGTAGCGGTAGTTCTTATAGCCCACGAAACAGATCCCACTGACAGAGTCTCCGTCCACCTGTGTCAAACAACAGAGAACAGAAACGCATACGTGTTTGAATGGCATAACGGCATAAAAGATAAATCATTTGGAAAACAAGACATTCTGAGTCATTGTCTTTCCATCATGAAAGACaatcatgaaaataaataaactgtAGACACGGTTTGAGATTACCCTATTGCAAAATAACACAGTAACACTTAACTTGAAGCCTGCTGGTATAAAGCATTAAGATTCAGTTACAACGCATTGTGAGACTTGTCATAAGCATGTATAATGTGTTATTATCATAATTATTATAAATCGCAAATCAcagaaattattattttcaatggctAAAAGAAATGGTAGGTGTTCCATACCTCAGCAGTGGCTAGAATAGCCACAGTGAGGATGAAGGGGACGGACCATGTGACCATGTGGAAGTATGAGGTCTTGCCCGAGAGAGGCTGGTGGGTGGTGCCCAGGGCCTTGAAGGACGTGTGCCAGGCGTAGGTCAGCATGACGAACCAGATCACCCCAGACATCAGGGAGTAGTAGACGAGGCTGAAGATGATGACACACGACAGAGTCTCGGTAgacctggatggagagagagagagagcgaaggacgTTAATGACTCAATTATTTTTAAGTGTACACTGCCATTGCATTGGCTGTATGGGTGTTATTAATTGTCTGAAAATGTCAATCAATCAGCCAACCAATCAAGTTTGAGAAACAAAGCGAACTTGTGAAAACGAACCTCCTGACTCCTGTACTAGCTAAATACAAGACCTACGAACCTCACCAGAAGATTCAAGAAATACTCCTTCAAATTGTATTTTCACATCTTATCTCATAATACTCCCACTTTCTTTCAACCCCTtcaatgtgtgcgtgtgtgcgtgtacagTGTATGTGTATGTCTCAGGGGGTTGGGTCGGAAACAAAAACCACAATTGATTGACAATAAAATATGAAGTGTTCTCCTTCACTTACGAGGGCTCCCCTAAACGCATGGTGTTGTCACTCTTACACACGATCTCTTTGCGAGCTCCATCCATGAACTGAGCCAGCCAGCCGATACTACCCATGAAGAAACAGGTATTGATGTAGAAGAGGATGACGGCGGGGTAACGGTTTGAATTCTT
It encodes:
- the LOC129849234 gene encoding smoothened homolog, which produces MSSHGWSAIVGVLGMLCVWAASFQATHAVTVQRNETIFNDFCKRTTTCEVLKYNTCLGSPLPYTHTSLVLAEDSSTQDEAFEKLAMWSGLRNAPRCWAVIQPLLCAVYMPKCDNGQVELPSQHLCQATRRPCSIVDQERGWPNFLKCEETDKYPMGCTNEVQKLKFNTSGHCEAPLVKTDVQASWYKDVEGCGIQCNNPLFTDEEHSDMHAYIAVFGTVTLLCTFFTLATFLADWKNSNRYPAVILFYINTCFFMGSIGWLAQFMDGARKEIVCKSDNTMRLGEPSSTETLSCVIIFSLVYYSLMSGVIWFVMLTYAWHTSFKALGTTHQPLSGKTSYFHMVTWSVPFILTVAILATAEVDGDSVSGICFVGYKNYRYRAGFVLAPIGVVLVIGGYFLIRGVMTLFSIKSNHPGLLSEKAASKINETMLRLGIFGFLAFGFVLITFGCHFYDFFNQAEWEKSFREYVLCEANVTIAHQTNKPIPECTIKNRPSLLVEKINLFSMFGTGIAMSTWVWTKATILIWKRTWCKVIGRSDDEPKRIKKSKMIAKAFSKRKELHKDPEKELSFSMHTVSHDGPVGKSPKTRRRSCPSACTLSPMTGQ